From Nitrospirota bacterium:
GTTCGTTAATCCCCATGACAACCGTAAAATCCGGTTTTTTCGCGGGCGCGGAAATGATCACTCTTTTGGCGCCGCTCTTAAAATGCAACCCGGCCCCCTCGCGATCGATAAACTTACCCGTTGATTCAATGACAAGGGGGATATTTTCTTTGTCCCACGGAATACAGGAAGGGTCTTTTTCATTGAAAACCTTGATTTCCTGGCCATTGACAATAATGGAATGGTTTTTAGCCTCGATTTCAGCCTCTATTTTACCATGGACCGTATCGTATTTTAATAGGTGGGCTAATGTTTTCGGATCGGCCAGGTCGTTAATTGCCGTGATTTTGTAAGCACTCTCTTTAAGTGAAGAGCGGAGGAAGACTCTTCCGATTCTGCCGAAGCCGTTAATTCCAATATGAATGCTCATTGATGGGCCTTGTTATTTCAAAATAAATAATTTAAAAATATAGCGCAACAAAATCCGAGAGTCAATGAATTAAAGTGAAAAATGAGGCGGAAAATTGATAAAGGTAAAATTATGGCGGGTTGCTTGGAAAACCATAGAAACGGAAACTTTTAGGAAATGGAATAAATTTTTGTTCTTAAAAAAACAGCGGGACTCAGGATCCAGATTCCCTCGTGTTTTTTAATGGGTTGGAGCTGTTTAGAATCGATTGAGATGATAAAATTTGCCTTTCCTTCAATCGCACAGTCGAGAATCCGGTTCGTTTCCTTTTTTTCTGGAAAAATCTTTGCCCGGTGGTGCGGTTCCACCACTTTTCCAATCTTGGAAATGTTCTTTACAATCTCATCGATTTCATCGTTTTTGTATTTAAGCTTTTGTTTAATAAACTTTCTGAATTCCTGCAAAATAAAAGAAGAGGTGATTAAACTGAGCTCCCCTCTTCTTACTTTTTGGAAAATCAA
This genomic window contains:
- a CDS encoding putative toxin-antitoxin system toxin component, PIN family, translated to MRIENKSPRIVLDTSVLLSALMFLGGNSDLIFQKVRRGELSLITSSFILQEFRKFIKQKLKYKNDEIDEIVKNISKIGKVVEPHHRAKIFPEKKETNRILDCAIEGKANFIISIDSKQLQPIKKHEGIWILSPAVFLRTKIYSIS